TGAGGGCGGCAACGGGAGACCTTGTGCGGCCAGCGAGATGAAAGGAGCGGCAAGATGCGGGGAATCTTTCATGCGAGTGCGACGAAGACATAGTGCATCTGACGGTTAGCATCATCTAAATCGGATGGCTGCAGGCTGACCGGCCCAATTTGGGCCGGTCGACCGGCGTCTATCACCCGCCTACTACAAATCCGCTTGTGTATGTACACTGCGATTTTGCGAATTCTCAGTCAGCTTCGCACCATATGCGTTTTACTTTGATCAAAATAATTTCGGAATTTTTGGACCACTCGTGCCCTCCAACCTGTTGTTGAGTTGCTCTTCAGTCGCCTGCGCCATACTCCCACTGGAGCACGAGACCACACTGGCACACATCCCACAGCCACCAGGTGCCGGCCGCCGCCATGGAAAAAACGAGcagctcctccatggcctccccagTCCGCTCACCGCCACCGGAGCCGGCCGCGGAGGCACAACCACCTCCTCCTTCTTCGCCCCCATCACAGCTTCCGGCTACCGACCCCTTTCGCCTCTCGCCGGATAACCCAAGCTCAGCTCCTCCCCTTCCTGCTGCACCTACAACTACTGCTCCGGCGCCATCTACCGGCCCCTTTCCCCTCTCGCCGGATAACCCAACCCCAGCTCCTCCCCTTCCTGCTGCACCTGCAACTACTGCTCCGGCGCCATCTATCGACCCCTTCCGCCTCTCGCCGGACAATCCAACCCCAGCTCCTCCCCTTCCTGCTGCACCAACAGTTACTGCTCCGCCGCCGGATGGCGCCGGCGATTCCTCTCCACCGTCGCCTCCCTCGCCTCCAAAGGCTCCAACGCATCCACCTCTTTCCACCACCGATCCTTCTCCTCCCCTCCCTCGTCGGAACCAAACATCCGCGCCGCGGCGgacaccccctcctcctcccgctCGCGCTCCCGCTCCAGCAGCACCACCTCCACCAGTACCGGCGTCTCCGGAAGCTAAACCGGAGCAGGAGGCAGATGAAGCGCCCGGCGAATCGGAGAACATGGCGCTAGCCCTTGCGCTAACCCAAAACGAAGCAGTGATGCCGCCGACGCCGCAGAAGGACGCGGTCATGGCTGAATCCCCGACCGGATCTCCGCAGAAGGAGTCGGCCCTGACCGTAGCGAAGCTCCTCTCGGCCGAGGACCCCGTGGCAACGGAGGGCAAGCCGGCCGCCGACAAGGTAGCACCTGCGGTAGTCACCGAGTcagtcgccggcggcggcgggggcggagGCGGAGGCAAAGTCGGAGTGGGCTCCAAGAGATGGCTCCTTAGAGGGGTCCCAGATAGAGTACGGCTCACGGAGCTGAAGAGGGCTGAGCTAGGGTTTAGGGTTTCAGCTGCCGTGTTCTGCTTGATCTCGCTCTCCGTCATGTCGGCTGGCACTACGCCGGGCTGGGCTGGTGACTCCTTCCGCCGCTACAACGAATACAGGTTGCTCTGAATCTGGAACACAAAGCTCAAAATCACCCTATTTCAGGTACAACATTTGTTGGGCTTGTTCTTGGCGTAGATTGATATGTGTGTGAAATGCAGATACACTCTTGCTGCGAGCGTTATGGCTTTTACATACTCGGGGTTCCAGTTGGTTGCAGAAGTGCACTACCTTGTCACGGGGAGGCGCATAATTGGAGGACCCTGGGGGAACTACTTCAATCTCGCCATGGATCAGGCAAGAATGAACAAACTCCACATCTGAATGTATTATACTTAGTATCATGGTATTTGTGAGGTCTATTTGCTTGTTTGTTTAGTGTACAGTAGCATAACGAACCATGTTGCAAGTTTGGGGGCCTGATAATTTGGAAGCTGAATTTGCCAAAACTAAATTACAAAGTAAAACAAGCTGTATAATATAGTGACCATTCATTTATCTGAAATTTGTGCACTCATGCCTTAAAGCTTTATTGATGACAGATGATCTGTAAGTCTTCCAATTTCAATCAATTGTGAATTGTCATTGTAGGAGAACCTCTTGAAAAATTGTTTGTGAAAATGATTTAGTTGTTGAGACGACAATGCCTCTGACTAATCAAGTTGTTACTAATGTTATCTGTGAAGTGAGAAAGATTCATGCCTACCCGTGTCATGGGGTGGTTTTCACACTTCTCCTCCTTGAAAAAAGGCAAGGGGGGCTTGTCCCTAGTTCGTCAAGTTTTTTCATTTGTTATTGTTCACAGTAGTGCTAGAACCTTAATTTACTTTGCTTTAGGGCACCTCTAGCCGAATCCCTATCCTATAACTCCGCAAATGCTCCCCCTAACCATAACTCCTCAAACATAAGGAGTAAAAATAGTGGCCGGACCTAACCGAACCCCTATATTTAACTCCCTAATTTTTTTTGGACTAATTCTTCCGTCCCTTgtcacatactccctccgtcccataatataagaacgtttttcacactagtgtagtgtcaaaaacgttcttatattatgggacggagggagtacatttcaAACAATTGCACGGTATTTCATCAATCATTTGAATGTTTCAAATTCACCATATGCAACTATTCAAGTACATACATGTAGTTCATCCAATTGAAACAATTCTAACTAAAACATGCATATACTTCATCCAAAAGCCACCAAATTGATCAAGTTTGATCCAAAAAAATACAAGCATGTCGTGGACCAAGCCCTATCAAATGCATACCACACGAACTCAAGTATTTCTGTGCTCATCACCACCATAGGCGCCACCATCAACACCGTgtccaccaccatcaccaccacgtcCGACCTCCAACTGCACCAAGATCTCCCCATGAGTGAGTTCCAATACCTCCTTGCCGTTACATCCATCGTGCTCGGATTCATGAACATGATAGCATGCTCTTTGGCCTTCTCTTCTTTTGCAAGCCTCTCATCCTCGAGTGCAATCCTATGCACCTCCGTTCCCACCTTCCTTGCTTCGGCCGCCAACTTTGCTCACCACTTCTCATCCTCCATGAACTTGAGCTTGTTCCACCTCCCTGCCTTTTCTGCTTTGTGTTCGGCCGCCAAAGCTTTCTTGGTCTCAATCGCATCACAAAGCTCCTCTTTGTTGGCGCCAACGCCTccattcttcttcctctctcttgcAGTCTTTTGCCCATCCGTCCTTTTGTGAGGATTTTCATCCTCCTCGTCATCGGCTTCAACGGATATGCTAATTTGTGACCTCTTCGGTGTGGTTTCGAAGTTCCTCTGGATCCACTTCTCATTGCCAACTAGTTCCTTGTAGCAACGGTTCAATGTAAATACCTTGCTGCCACCCTTTTTGTTGCATTGTTTGTATAGCTCTTGGATGAGAGGCCCATAGTCTGTGATTGGCACCCTACTCGGTGGTGCATGGTTGGCTTGATCAACACAACTGGACCATCGGTCGCATTGCTCTTGGATCACACTGCACCGGTGGGAAAGGGAGCCTTGAGTGCATCGGGAATGGTTGGTCACATTGTTGCAATAGTAGTCTCCAATCCTACCCCAAAACTTCTCTTCCGTTTGATCCGTACCAACCGAGGCATCAAGCGAAACATTCATCCAAGCAAGCACAAAGCAATGTCCTTTTCTTGGCTGTACTTTATGGTCTTGGTGCTTGATTGTGTCTCCATGGGATCATAGACCTCCTCCACTTCGGGATCGTCCTCACTCCTTGCTCTCGTGTTCTTGATCATAACTCGCACCATCATAATATAGATCGTGGGGGCCTAGTATGTGCGATGCATCCAATTGAGACATGAAAGTTGCAACATCATACTCCTTCACACTACAATCAACAACAACAAGCACGTCACAAGATCGGCGCCGCAAAGCATTAGCAATATCTCCCTCGAAAAAGAAAAGTACAATTTTTTACCTCTTGGACATTTCGTCGAACACTTGGTGGCCATGGACCTCGGCCGCGGCTGCGATGGCTGAACGTGCCGGAGAAGGGGTGGCCAGAGAAGGGCAGTGAGGCACCGGACAGGACAGGGAGAAGGCGTCGGCGTGGACGCcttcttccttttcttcgccGCCGCCTCGGTGAGGGCCTTCCAGCCGCCGTCGGATTCCTCGCCGCTTGCCATCGACTGGAGCAACCCGTCGTCGTCGCGGCCTTGCCGCCGCGGTCTTCGTGCCGAGCCGCTTCCTTGATGCGGGTGGCGGCGCGTGGGTTGGCTCCGGTGGCGTAACGCCGCCGGGGTATGCGGAGGAGGCATGTGGTTCCATTCCCGTCGGAATCGGGGCTTCCGGTGGCTGCGGTGACGGAAAGAGGAGGCGCCGCATGCGGGATGGAAATTTTGATGAGAATTGGCTGTGGCCGCTTAAAAATGAGAGAGCTGGCAAGGTTTGGGAACTTAACTCGGTTAACTCCTCGAAAGAGAATATTTTGAGGAGTTAACCCTTTTTATGGGATCGGCCTAAATAATATTTTGAGATGCCCTTACTTTGTTTACTTTTACTTTTTCTCTTCTATTTTGGGTTCTCGCAGGTTTCTGTTGGGTTCCATCTCTAGCCTACCGCCATATTATTTAGAGTTCTAGACTTTGTTTCACGATATTTGTTGCAGTTGTTCCTAAATTTCTGTGTTTAGTCACATCTCTTAACATTCGGTTATGACTTTATGCACAAATTTGAAGTTGCAACATTAGATTAACTAACAAATATAACTGTAAGCAAGTGACCGGATGTCATTGAATTACTCGTGCCAATATTGCAGGTATTGGCTTACCTGCTGCTGTCAGCGTCTTCAGCAGCGCTTTCTCGCAATGATGTGTGGGTGTCAAGATTTGGCGTGGATCAATTTGCCAAACTTATCAATGCCTCAGGCTCAATGGCGTTCTTAGCTTTCATTGCTCTTGGTCTGAGCTCCGTCATCTCTGCCCATCGTGTATTCAGCTCAATCCCTTAAACCTGTGGTGTGCATTACTGATGTAAATATTATGCTCTAGATGTACGTTGGCATGCCACCTGTCTGACCCTTTTTCTCTGGAACTTATGTTCCTGGTTGTGTCGCAACCATACATTAAATTCAAGAGACTGTTCAAACACCGGTGGATGTACAAGCATATGAGCTTACTAACTTGGGGACCTATGATTCTGTAATAAAATGTTAGAGCTCTAAGGGATTAAAAGGCGTTATGGGTGGCCACTGCAGTGCCAATGATATGTTCCTGTATGTGGTGAAATTTTCCATTGATTCCTGTATGTGCTGAAATTGTCCATGTGATTCTTGTATGTGGTGACATTTTCCATGTGAATCCTGTATGTTAGTACATCTAGTGCTCCGCACAGTGGCGAGCTTAGGTTGGTGAAATTTCAGCATAGGAGTTCATAAGTAAGCAGTGTCAGTGACATATTGAGGTTAAATGCTGACAGTTTCTTTTAACTTGGGTAAGAAGTAGCATTGTAATTATAAAGACCATATGGACACTCAATACCTTCACCTCTAGGGCTTGTTTGGAACATTGTTTCATAAAAAGATTTGTACTCAGTTCAAATTACATACCAAGACTTTACCCAGAAATATCATTCTTACTAACTTGTCCAGAAAAGAGAAAATTGCTGAATCCCCTTGTTAGCATTTCCGTAGGCCTCATTCATAGTGTTGTGATATACTGGCCTCCTTTTTTCACAAGTTCAGACTTTTGAAGTATCTGGTTGAAGCATGAGTTCAATAAATGCTTTATTTTTAATTCCTAAGTAAACTGTCATGGTCATCTCCTAACTATCCGTATCTGTTTACCTAGTTTTCGTCTTCTGGCCCATGTGTGTGGTCATTCATTTTTGTAGGCAAATTCGCAAAGCTTTATTCATCCAGAAATGATGTTTACAGGGACAAGAACATGACCATAGGGCTGGCCAGATCAGACATGGCAATCAAACCCTAGACTAAGAGCGTGCTTTTGCGAGGTTGTGAGCTTCAAAATTAAAGTTTGTGAGCTCATGGACAAAACTACATGAACTGAAAgctgaagaatgttctttgattTCCTGTATGATTGCACCATAGCTAGCTGCGGATCCCTGCTTGATATCATCGATCACCACCTTACAATCTAATGCGATGTGTATCCGCTGGACATAAAGATCTTCTGTAAGGGGCTAGTGCTGCAAGTCCCTCCAGTGTTGCCAGATCGTTAATACCACcacttttttcttttatttttgaaTGTGAGATAGTTTTTTCCTTTTGAGTTCTTTTGAGATTTTTTTCTGAGACATTTTTTTTTGAGATAGTTATTTTTTTGAGGTGCTTTTCTTTTGAGATAgtttttttagaagttttgagATAGTTAATACTACCACCTGACAAGGAAGGGGCCTCACAGTTCGGTCCAAGGGCACCAAACAAACACGGCGCCATCGTTTTCGAGGCCCAGGCCCAGGCCCATCTACCCCCGAAGGCACGCGCACCGGAAGGAAGAAGCGCAGCCGCGCCGCGCAGACAACACCACCCTACTCCAGCGTCGACGCCGTCACGCCGCCAGCCCGCCGTCCCTGAGCAATGGAGTCGAGGAAGCCGCAGCGCTCCGCTCTCGTCGACAGCTATGTGGTAAATTCTCcatccttcccttggatatcccaGCATCTCGCTCGCTAACTCCGCGGATTTCGACTAACTCCCCCGCCTCGCCTCCCCTCGCCGTCGACGCTCAGGTCCCCGGCGACGTCATCCTGGACCTCGCCGATATGACCAACCAGACTATCAAGCTCGGCGCCGGTCTGCGCCAGGTAAAACATCCCGTGTTGTAAAGTGGGAATCGGTTGCCCCGTCCGAGGTTTAGGGATTAGGGTTTTAATGGGTTTCATTTTGGGTAACGAGGCTTACGGTTCATTCGGGGGGCTCGCAGGATTGTGACACTATCCAGGCAACTAGTGCTGGGAGGCTTCGACTGTCCAAGCCCAACAAGTACTGGGTGGAGAACTCCCAGAAGAGGGTGAGTCGTCTGGTTTGCGCTCATAGATGCCTTTTCACACTGTATAAATTGTTCCTATGTAGgatatcgtatatgtgaattttTATCTCTGCTTGAAAGAAACCGTTGAGATTTATCATTGCTATGATATGGGAATGTGAAATTCTTGATCAGGTATGCTCACTTTGTATAGTGTAGCCACCATATGCTGTTTCTTCATGCAACTAATTTTTCTCACACTTCATGCTCATGGTTTGACTGAAGGATATTTATGCTGGTATTCCTATGTTGTGACCCTTGTTACCAATATCACTAAACTAATGTGGAAGCTTAAGTGCCACTATTGTCGACCGGGTCATGTTAATACAATGCCATGCAACTTTCAGCACAGATGCACACTAACATTCATTTGGAGTTGTCATGGACTCATAGTTACCTTTCAAGTATGCAGTGTATATGTATTGTTCTGGCCTTTGTTTTGGATCAAATTTCAACTCTTCAATGCTTGAGCATGTTGATTTCTCTTCAGCTCTTCCAAACACAGTTAATCAGTTTGATAAACTCCAAACATTACCTTgtctccctctgtaaactaatataagacgttttagatCACTAAAATTAGTTTGATAATCATGTTAGATCAGTTTTAGATCAGTTTTAGAGTTGAAATAATGatctaaaacgtcttatattagtttacagagggagtatcttctTAACTGtaccctccgatccatattacttgtcacTCAAATGGATGATCTAgcactaaaatacgtctagatacatccgtttgagcgacaagtaatatggatcggaggtAGTATATGAGATTGTGCATAGTATGCTTTTTCAGTGTTTAGTCTCCTTGTGTTCTGTTTCAATGACTGCCTATTCATTCAATGCTTGTTTTTTTTTGGCAGTATGTACCTTCTGTAGAAGATACGGTTCTTGGTATTGTAGTTGACACCAAACCAGATGTAAGTATACATTTCCCTTTAGAAGTACTTCCAGCTCGATTTCTAGTCTTACGATCGCTTTTATAACCATCTTATTATAAATCTGATGACATCCTCCCTATTAGTACAATTGAAATATATATCTATAGTCAAAATGAGCATTCACGAATTTTACCATAGGGCGGTGACCAGAAACATAATTTTAAATTTACTTTAATTAATTTATTCTGCATGCGTATGATGTGTTCTTATGGATTCTTTCCCTTCCGCTGAGCTGGATTTGGTTATTCCAGAACTTCTTGGTGGACATAAAGGGGCCTAATTTGGCCTTTTTACCAGTTCTTTCATTTGAAGGTGGTACAAGGAGGAACATACCGAAGTTTGAGGTATGGCATTGAGTCGTTAGTGGTTGTAGAATCTTTTCTTTCCAATTATAGGTTATTTTGTGTGAAGCACACGGTGCTGTTCTGCCTTTATTGGCCATCAAAGAAGGAACCATTTTTATTAGTTACTAGGAAAATGCCCGTGCGTTGGAACGGGGATACACTAGCGAAACGGGATG
The Aegilops tauschii subsp. strangulata cultivar AL8/78 chromosome 3, Aet v6.0, whole genome shotgun sequence genome window above contains:
- the LOC109782609 gene encoding uncharacterized protein, coding for MEKTSSSSMASPVRSPPPEPAAEAQPPPPSSPPSQLPATDPFRLSPDNPSSAPPLPAAPTTTAPAPSTGPFPLSPDNPTPAPPLPAAPATTAPAPSIDPFRLSPDNPTPAPPLPAAPTVTAPPPDGAGDSSPPSPPSPPKAPTHPPLSTTDPSPPLPRRNQTSAPRRTPPPPPARAPAPAAPPPPVPASPEAKPEQEADEAPGESENMALALALTQNEAVMPPTPQKDAVMAESPTGSPQKESALTVAKLLSAEDPVATEGKPAADKVAPAVVTESVAGGGGGGGGGKVGVGSKRWLLRGVPDRVRLTELKRAELGFRVSAAVFCLISLSVMSAGTTPGWAGDSFRRYNEYRYTLAASVMAFTYSGFQLVAEVHYLVTGRRIIGGPWGNYFNLAMDQVLAYLLLSASSAALSRNDVWVSRFGVDQFAKLINASGSMAFLAFIALGLSSVISAHRVFSSIP
- the LOC109782611 gene encoding uncharacterized protein is translated as MESRKPQRSALVDSYVVPGDVILDLADMTNQTIKLGAGLRQDCDTIQATSAGRLRLSKPNKYWVENSQKRYVPSVEDTVLGIVVDTKPDNFLVDIKGPNLAFLPVLSFEGGTRRNIPKFEIGTLIYARVVKANSIMNPELSCMDASGKAAEFGQLKSGYTFETSTGLARMLLSSPTCPLLEALGKKLSFEIAVGLNGRVWVNAPSPSNVIVVSSAIKESESYSRLQQKSMVEKLLAKLS